The DNA segment ATTAAAGAATGGGAATCAATGTTCAGACCTCAACACAGACCTTTTGAGGACAGTAAATATCTTCGTAAACAACACACATTATGTATGTAGCTCACTAATGTTTCTAAAATAAAACGTCTACTCCATAGAATACTTACCATTCCAAAACACCTATGACATAACCTCTATTTGTCTGTTGGCTGATGAAAGACGCTGACAGCAACATACTTTCCTAAAATGCAGCATACCGAATCACAACATGCAACTTTAACATCTTTTAAACAAACGTTAAATCAAGCATTATTTACACTAAAGCCATTCGTTGTTCACTTAAAAGTAAGGTTCAGCCTTCGTTGCACATTTGCCAGACACAAAATGTATTTAGAGTCGAGTCTTCATGACTCTCCTACCACAGTTAAGGGGACTACATTCAACCTTGTGATTCAACAAAAGCTCCCGTGTATTTCTACCAAATGATGTTGTATTTGTGTCTTCTGTCACTGACGTCCATGACGGTGATGGGTCTTTATGACATATCAGCTGAAGTACTTGTTGTCGAAACTTTTGTCCTGTGGCACAATATAGAAAGAAGTTTATGGAATGGTTAACATACATTAACAATTCTGTAACTGTCTTTGCAAGATTGAATTGAACAGTCtcatgcatatcattgttatcTCCGCGGAATGCGAGAACAATCATTGAAACGTTCATGGGTAAGGTGGTGATGAGGAAGTTGAAGGAGACTGTAAGCAACATAACTGTCAGTTTGGTACTTCCCTCTCCTGGTTGTTTCTTCCCTCCTTCAAGCTTCCTTCTTTCCGTCATGCTCCTCATACGCTCTCGACTGCCTCTCGCATTAAGAACTTGTCGAATAATCAGAATATTTAGTATTAGGATGGTAACAAACGGTAGAAATGAGTAGATTATTCCATCCACCCATGGCCATACCTCATCCACCAACACAGTGTGGTTGTCTACTGCATCACAATTAGCAATATTTTTTCCATCCACTGGTGTCTCTATCAATTCAACTGTCcataaaaaatgtaaatttatggcaaacatgagGCATATAAGAACAAAAATAACCCATCGTGCGCGGGGAACGTTGCACATTTCAGTTGCCTTAAATGGATAGCACACAACAATAAAGCGCTCCACTGTTACTGCCATGATGAGCCATACTGAAGTGTCGCTGGACACGTATCCTAAAATAACCGTAAGTTTGCACAGCCAGTTTGCCTGTACCTGGATATCCACACCTGTCAGTTCCCCAATCCACAACCGCAACAACCCAATGTAGAGCACTAAAGAATCGGCTATGGCAAGGGAAGCAAGGTAAAAATATGTCGAAACTTTTAACATTGGTCGACGACGTaacacaacaaaagaaaacaagttaCCAAATGTTCCAATAATGATAAGAATGGGTGGCACATATAACAACAGCAACTTGTTTATTCTGTACTCCCGATACTGCATGACGGGCTCGTCGAAGCTCTTAACATACATGTTGTCACTGTTCAGAAGCCGTTCGAGCTCGTACTCTCCGTTGATACCTGCTTGTTCAAACAGCATCTGTCGATCTGTCGGAGAGAGCTGCTGTATTATGCTTAATACGGCAGTCAGGTTAAAGGCATCTGCGCCCGCACTGTTGTCGACTTGCATCATGCtgaaaaaatacagaaaaaagtTAATCGatttggaagtttggattggtTTAACAGAATGTAGCTTCATCCTGTGTTACTTTGTGCCACAGTTAAATATCAACATTAAGAGTCATGCTGAAACTGATATTTGTGTGGTGTTTCCATTCACCATATTCTGAAACAAGGACATTTAGGTTCCACCTTGACAATTTTTTAGACAAAATACCTGTTTATTCATGTTGAATTGCTCATGATATTCAATATCCTGCCTTTATTGAAGTCATTCATGACACGCAGTACACATGGAGATTTTGATTTATGTATCTATGGATTAATTCCCTCTCGGGATATATTCCGAATATTCTATCACAGTGGGTTATTGGAACAACCAGGGCCCTAtttcacacaacatagacttacatAGAATATGTCAACATCTTTTGATTTGTTTCCCACATGAAATAGCTCGTTAATGAAAGTATAATGCACACCAGTTATATGAATCCTTCCCGGAGACTTAACCAATGTTTCAAAAAGTGCTGGACACACATACTAAAATGTCCTTGCTAGGCAGAGATATGAGGACATCCAATTAAAGTTAGTGTCTCTTACATTTCTGAAAAAGTGAATGTGTTTT comes from the Haliotis asinina isolate JCU_RB_2024 chromosome 12, JCU_Hal_asi_v2, whole genome shotgun sequence genome and includes:
- the LOC137257439 gene encoding FMRFamide receptor-like, producing the protein MGLGTLGAGLLSTFIATPGTRAMGNIGLWLNMMQVDNSAGADAFNLTAVLSIIQQLSPTDRQMLFEQAGINGEYELERLLNSDNMYVKSFDEPVMQYREYRINKLLLLYVPPILIIIGTFGNLFSFVVLRRRPMLKVSTYFYLASLAIADSLVLYIGLLRLWIGELTGVDIQVQANWLCKLTVILGYVSSDTSVWLIMAVTVERFIVVCYPFKATEMCNVPRARWVIFVLICLMFAINLHFLWTVELIETPVDGKNIANCDAVDNHTVLVDEVWPWVDGIIYSFLPFVTILILNILIIRQVLNARGSRERMRSMTERRKLEGGKKQPGEGSTKLTVMLLTVSFNFLITTLPMNVSMIVLAFRGDNNDMHETVQFNLAKTVTELLMYVNHSINFFLYCATGQKFRQQVLQLICHKDPSPSWTSVTEDTNTTSFGRNTRELLLNHKVECSPLNCGRRVMKTRL